The DNA region GAGGAAGACGGGCCGGAGAACAGCGGTAACGGCAACGGCCCACCTGACCACGCCAACAACCCGAACGACGAGAACGGCGAATCGAACGCCGCCGGGGCTCCGCTAGAGACCGAGACGCAGCCGTCGCCGAACCCTTCGCAGTCGACACCACAACAGCAGGAGACCCCGACGAGTACTTCGACCTCTACTCCGACATCTACGCCAACGTCGACACCGACCTCTACCCCAACGTCGACGCCGACATCTACGCCGACCTCCACACCGACGTCGACGCCGACATCCACGCCAACCTCCACACCGACCTCCACGCCGACGTCCACATCGACCCAGACACCGACCTCCACACCGACGTCGACGAGTCCCCCACCCACCGAGACGACGACCGCCGCGCCGAACCAGAACTCCTCGGGTTCGGTCGAAGTCGTGAACCTCTCGGTAAGTCGGTCGACGGTTCCCTCGGGCGACCCCGTGACGTTCGTCGCGACGCTCCAGAACCCGACCTCAGAGCCGGTGAATCACACCGTTCGCCTTCGACTGTTCGACGAAGTCTCGGACGTGAAGACGGTCACCGTTCCCGCGGGTGGGACGGCGACGGTTGAGTTCACCCGGTCGATCCTCGCGACGGGAGACCACACCGCTCGCGTCGGCGACCGGACGGCCACCGTCACCGTCACCGAGTCGCAGGTCGCCACCGAAGACCCCGAGACGACGAGTTCGACGAACACCCCCGGGTTCGGCGTCGGCGTCGCACTCGCGGCGCTGCTGGCGGTCGCGGCACTCGCGCTCCGACGCGAGTGAGCGTCGGTATCGTGGGTATCGCGGTCGGCGCGTAGACGCGAAACGCGGTTCTCGACCTACTCGAACTCACGCGAGATCCCTCCATCGGAACCACGCCCGCGCGACGGCGACCAGCACACCTGCCGCCGCGAGCAGTACCACCGCGCCGACGAGTCCGTACTCGCCGTCGACGAGAATCGCCGTCGGGTCGTAGTAGCGCGTCGGCGCGAGCGCACCGACCCACTCGAAGTCGGTGTTGGCCGTGACCGTCTCCAGGAGGAACAGGCCGAACACGACGCCCGTCTCGACGGCGAAGGAGAGGTCGTCGACGGCGAACGTTCAAATCCGATGACGGGACCACCCCGGGTTATGTCCGAGGAGATACGACTCTTCACCGGCGACTGTACCACGACGTTCGAGGGTGCACGCGAGCAGACCCAGCGCGGTCACGTCGTCGTGCTCGTCAAACCCGACGGAACCGTGCTCGTCCACGACGCCGACGGCTATCAACCGGTGGCGTGGCTCACCCGCGCCGATTCGGTCACCGTCGAAGCCGACGACTCCGGCTTCGCAGTCACCGCTCGAACCGACGACCAGACGCTCCGCGTCGTCTCGAACGAGGCGACCGGCCACGCGAGCTATCCCGTCACGAGTGCGGGTGTCCCGGTCGGCGACTGCCCCGACTGCGGCGGCGCGCTCGTCCGAACCGGCGGTGACGTCCGCTGTCTCGGCTGCGAGTCGTCGTACTCGCTGCCCGCGGGCGCGGTAGTACTCGACGAAACGTGCGACGACTGCGGCCTCCCGTTGATGCGTGTCGAACGCGGCACCACCTTCGAGTGCTGCATCGACTACTCGTGCGAGTCGCTCGACGACCTCGTCCGCGAGGCGTTCGACCGTGAGTGGACCTGTCCGGACTGCGAGTCGGACCTCCGCGTGCGGCGCGCGGGCGGCGGTCCCCTTCTGGCGGGGTGCGACGACTACCCCGCCTGCGATACGGCGTTCACGATTCCGGCGGGCATCGTCGTCGACAACTGCGACTGCGGTCTCCCCGTCTTCGAGACGGCGCGCGGGCGACGCTGTCTCGACGGCACCTGCGAGCAGTTTCGGGCCGACTGACTGGCGGTGACGGTCGGAGCGACCGAAGACGACCGCAGATATCCGTGCGTGACCGTAGCCACTATGTTCTCGCCGCGCGGGCGATAGCGTATGCATGGCTACGCACGCGACGACGCCGTCCGTGTCGGCGGGAACGCCCGCCAGCAGTTCCACGATGCGCGCGGATACGGTTCTCCGGTCGAGGGAAACGAAATCGACCTCGCGCCCGTCGAAGCCGCTCATCTCCTCTACCGGGGTGACCTCGACAGCGTCGACGACGACGGCTTCCGGGAGTTCTTCGTCTCGGCGACCCGCGCCGAACCGCGCTTTGCGCTGCGGTTTCTCGTCTACGCCGACCTCCGCGAACGCGGTTTCTACCTCTCGCCCGCCCGCGAACCGTGGGTCGAAACCGACGCCGCTGGCGACCCCGACTGCGACTTCGTCGTCTTTCCGCGCGGCAAGGACGCCGACGACGGCGTCGTCGAACACCGCGTCCGCGTCGTCGGAGAACGCGCCTCCGTCGTCGCCGCCGACATGGCGGGCTACGTGTTCGCCGTCGTCGACGAGGAGAGCGAACTGACGTATCTGGAGGCGACCGAACACGCCTACGACGGCGAGACGGCGTACGACCCGCCGTCGAAGCTCGAGGGGGACCTCCTCGACGACCGAGCGGTCTGCTGGAACACGCCCGAGGAACTCTTCGAGTCGGGGTTCTACGGCCAACCGTTGCGCGGCCGCGACGCGGCCGTCGAGGGCGTCGTTCAACTCTCGCTGCTCGAAGCGGCGTCGCTCGTCGCCGACGGCGCGCTCTCGTTCGGCACCGACGACGACTACGCCGCCGTCGTCGAGCGCGGCCGCACGGTCGAAGGCGACCGATTCGACCGCCGACTCCGGGTGTACGACGCGCTGCGCGAGCGAAACGTCGTCCCGAAGACCGGCTTCAAGTTCGGCGCGGACTTCCGGACGTACGCCGCCGTGGAGTCCGTCGAGCATCTCGGCCACTCCGAGACGCTCGTCCGCGTCGTCCACCCCGACCACTCCTTCGCGCCGCGGGACCTCTCCTTGGACGTTCGCCTCGCCGGCGGGGTCCGGAAGCGAATGGTTTTTGCGCTGACCGACGCCAACGAAGGCATAGACTGGCTGTCGGTCGCTCGCCTGACACCGTAATCGCTGGCGACCGAGTTCACCGAGTTTGCCCGCATTCGCAGCTACCGACCGAGATTCACGAGTTCGATTTCCATGACACGAGACACCGACCCCGAGACGACAGAGACGCCGGAGAGGAGGGTGCGCACCGACGACGAGCGTGCACGCACCGACGATGAGCATGCACACACCGACGCGCGAACCGACGGTGGCGAAACCGAAACCTCGGGCGCTGACGACGTGGCGCTCGACCCGTGGGGCTCCTCGACCGTCTCCGACTACCGCAAACTGTTCGAGGAGTTCGGCATCGAGGAGTTCGACGACCTGCTCGACGAGGTGCCGAGCCCACACTACCTGATGCGCCGCGGCGTCATCTTCGGCCACCGCGACTACCGCCCGGTGGCGGAGGCGATGCGCGACGACGAGGACTTTGCTGTCCTCTCGGGGTTCATGCCGACGGGCGACCCCCACATCGGCCACAAGCTCGTCTTCGACGAGATCATCTGGCACCAACAGCAGGGCGGCGACGCCTACGGCCTCATCGCCGACCTCGAAGCCCACTCCGCTCGCGGCCTCTCGTGGAACGAGATCGACGAACACGCTCGCGACTACCTGCTGTCGCTCTTGGCGCTCGGCTTCGACGCCGAGGCGGGCGAACTCTACAGACAGTCGGACAACCGCGAACTGCAGGACCTCGCTTTCGAACTCGGCTCGAAGGCGAACTTCTCGGAGTTCGAGGCCATCTACGGCTTCGGCGGCGAGACGAGCGTCTCGCACATGCAGTCGGTCGTCACGCAGATGGCCGACATCCTCTATCCACAGTTAGAGGAACCCAAGCCGACGGTCATCCCGGTCGGCCCCGACCAGGACCCCCACGTCCGCCTCGCGCGCGACCTCGCCTCGCGGATGCGCTTCTTCGGCGTCACCGAAGCGTACGCGAGTTTCGAACTCGACGACCGAGAGAGAACGCTGGTCGCCGCCTGCTACGAACATCTCGACCCCGCCGACTTCGACGACCACGACCTGCGCTGCGTCCACGTCGCGGCGTTTCTCGACGGCGCGACACCCGAGACGCTCGACGAACTCGGCGTCGTCGTCGACTCGGAGACGGTCCGCTCGGCGAGAGGGAAACTCGACGAGGCGGGGATGGAACCGCTCCGTCCGCGCGTTCGGTTCCTCGACCGTAACGCGACGGAGGACGCGTTCGACGCGCTCGTCGAGGCTATCGACGGCGAGAAACGCGTCTTCGACGAGCACGTCGACACCTTCGAACTCTCCGCCGAGGAGGCCGAGGAACTCGCCCGACAGGTCGAGATAGAGAACGGCGGCTACGGCTTCCTCCCTCCATCCTCCATCTACCATCGGTTCATGACCGGCCTCACCGGCGGGAAGATGTCCTCGTCGATTCCGGCGAGTCACATCAGTCTGCTCGACGACCCCCAGGAGGGCTACGACAAGGTCCGGTCGGCGACGACCGGCGGCCGCGAGACGGCCGAACTCCAGCGCGAACTCGGCGGCGAGGCCGACAAATGTCCCGTCTACGAACTGTACGCCTACCTGCTGACGGGCGACGACGACGAGTTCGCAAAGCAGGTGTACGACGAGTGCGTCGGCGGCGAGCGCCTCTGCGGCGGCTGCAAGGAACAGGCGGCCGAACTGATGTACGAGTTCCTCGAAGACCACCAGGGGAAACGCGAGGAGGCCGAGAAACTACTGGAGTCGTTAGAGATCGACCTCGACTCGAAGCGAAGGGGTACCGGCGGCGAGCACTAAGCGGGTAGACTCTCCCGACGCGTCCTCCGTCTACAACTCGATTTCCCTCCCCACGTCCTCGCTCTCCGCCGCCTCGTACACGTGTGCCGCCGTTGCCGCGTCCAAAACTGCCGTGCCGACGCTCGCGACGACTAGTATCTCTTCGTCACCCTCGCGCCCCGATTTCCCCTCGAACACGTCTGATAGCGGCGTGAGGTCCGGCGCCGACAGTCCGGTGCCCGCAACGTCGCCCGTCTCCGCCGCCTCCTCGGGGACGTCCGCGAAGATGCGCACCGCACGCTCTACGGTCTCTGCGTCGAGTTCTCTCATCTCGGCGGTGTACGCGCCGACGGCGACGACGAGCGTCCCCGAATCGAGCGCTGACCCCGGAAAGACGGGTTCTTCGCTGGTCGTCGCCGTGACGACGACGTTCGCGTCATCGACGGCCGCTTCTGGGGAGTCGACCGCTTGAACGTCCACACCGTCGAGTTCGTCCTCGTCTCGCAGGTCTGCCGCGCAGGCCTCGCGCGAGTCGCTCGGCGAGTAGATTCGGACTGATTCGAGGCCCGTCGCCGCCGCGACGGCGCGGGTCTGCCAGCGCGCCTGCGTGCCTGCGCCGACGACGCCGAGACGGAGTTCGTCCCCCTGCGCGAGATGCTTCGCCGAAAGCCCGCCGATGCATCCGGTTCGCGCGTTCGTGATGCGCGTTCCGGCCATGTACGACAGCGGAACGCCCGTTTCTGCATCCGTCAGCGCGATCTGGGCGTTGACCGTCGGCAGGCCGCGCGCTTCGTTCCCGCCGTGGACCGCGGCGAGTTTCGTCGCGTAGGCGTCGGCCCCGTGGAGGTAGGCGGGCATCGTCAGCGCCGTCCCGGCCGGATTCTCGCCCGCTTCGTCGGTGCCGACGGGGAAGTGCGGCCGCGGCGGCCGCTCTACCTCGCCGCGCCCCTGTTTGACGAACGCTGCCTCGATAACGGGCAGGAGGTCCGAAAGCGAGAGCAGGCGGGAGACGTCGTCGTCCGAGAGCACGCGAACCGTGTTCGTACCCATACCGGCCGTTCTCCCGGCGGCGTGGTGAACGTTTCGCGGGTCGATTCGCGGACTCCTCGGAGCGGCGAAACACGCTTGTGTGACGGCATCGATGCACACGCCATGCACGTCGTCGTCGTCGGAGGCGGAATCGTCGGTCTCTCGTGCGGCCACGCGCTCGCAGAGCGGGGCGCGCGCGTCACCGTCTGCGAAGCCGGATCGCTCGGTGGCGGCAGTACCGCCCGCTCCGCCGGCGGCATCCGGACGCAGTTCTCGACGCGCGTGAACGTCGAACTGTCGCTCGCGAGTCTCCCGGTCTGGGAGTCGTTCGAGGAGCGCTTCGACGTCGACATCGCCTACCGGCGGCCGGGGTATCTCTTCCTCGCCCGCGA from Haloprofundus halobius includes:
- a CDS encoding PGF-CTERM sorting domain-containing protein; amino-acid sequence: MTRTRFTTVCFVVLLCLTVSLSPAVSTAALGPDADGGPTVQQVEEEEEEEEDEEEEEDEEDEEDEEDEEDEEDGPENSGNGNGPPDHANNPNDENGESNAAGAPLETETQPSPNPSQSTPQQQETPTSTSTSTPTSTPTSTPTSTPTSTPTSTPTSTPTSTPTSTPTSTPTSTPTSTSTQTPTSTPTSTSPPPTETTTAAPNQNSSGSVEVVNLSVSRSTVPSGDPVTFVATLQNPTSEPVNHTVRLRLFDEVSDVKTVTVPAGGTATVEFTRSILATGDHTARVGDRTATVTVTESQVATEDPETTSSTNTPGFGVGVALAALLAVAALALRRE
- a CDS encoding topoisomerase DNA-binding C4 zinc finger domain-containing protein, translating into MSEEIRLFTGDCTTTFEGAREQTQRGHVVVLVKPDGTVLVHDADGYQPVAWLTRADSVTVEADDSGFAVTARTDDQTLRVVSNEATGHASYPVTSAGVPVGDCPDCGGALVRTGGDVRCLGCESSYSLPAGAVVLDETCDDCGLPLMRVERGTTFECCIDYSCESLDDLVREAFDREWTCPDCESDLRVRRAGGGPLLAGCDDYPACDTAFTIPAGIVVDNCDCGLPVFETARGRRCLDGTCEQFRAD
- a CDS encoding tryptophan--tRNA ligase: MTRDTDPETTETPERRVRTDDERARTDDEHAHTDARTDGGETETSGADDVALDPWGSSTVSDYRKLFEEFGIEEFDDLLDEVPSPHYLMRRGVIFGHRDYRPVAEAMRDDEDFAVLSGFMPTGDPHIGHKLVFDEIIWHQQQGGDAYGLIADLEAHSARGLSWNEIDEHARDYLLSLLALGFDAEAGELYRQSDNRELQDLAFELGSKANFSEFEAIYGFGGETSVSHMQSVVTQMADILYPQLEEPKPTVIPVGPDQDPHVRLARDLASRMRFFGVTEAYASFELDDRERTLVAACYEHLDPADFDDHDLRCVHVAAFLDGATPETLDELGVVVDSETVRSARGKLDEAGMEPLRPRVRFLDRNATEDAFDALVEAIDGEKRVFDEHVDTFELSAEEAEELARQVEIENGGYGFLPPSSIYHRFMTGLTGGKMSSSIPASHISLLDDPQEGYDKVRSATTGGRETAELQRELGGEADKCPVYELYAYLLTGDDDEFAKQVYDECVGGERLCGGCKEQAAELMYEFLEDHQGKREEAEKLLESLEIDLDSKRRGTGGEH
- the endA gene encoding tRNA-intron lyase — translated: MHGYARDDAVRVGGNARQQFHDARGYGSPVEGNEIDLAPVEAAHLLYRGDLDSVDDDGFREFFVSATRAEPRFALRFLVYADLRERGFYLSPAREPWVETDAAGDPDCDFVVFPRGKDADDGVVEHRVRVVGERASVVAADMAGYVFAVVDEESELTYLEATEHAYDGETAYDPPSKLEGDLLDDRAVCWNTPEELFESGFYGQPLRGRDAAVEGVVQLSLLEAASLVADGALSFGTDDDYAAVVERGRTVEGDRFDRRLRVYDALRERNVVPKTGFKFGADFRTYAAVESVEHLGHSETLVRVVHPDHSFAPRDLSLDVRLAGGVRKRMVFALTDANEGIDWLSVARLTP
- a CDS encoding ornithine cyclodeaminase family protein; amino-acid sequence: MGTNTVRVLSDDDVSRLLSLSDLLPVIEAAFVKQGRGEVERPPRPHFPVGTDEAGENPAGTALTMPAYLHGADAYATKLAAVHGGNEARGLPTVNAQIALTDAETGVPLSYMAGTRITNARTGCIGGLSAKHLAQGDELRLGVVGAGTQARWQTRAVAAATGLESVRIYSPSDSREACAADLRDEDELDGVDVQAVDSPEAAVDDANVVVTATTSEEPVFPGSALDSGTLVVAVGAYTAEMRELDAETVERAVRIFADVPEEAAETGDVAGTGLSAPDLTPLSDVFEGKSGREGDEEILVVASVGTAVLDAATAAHVYEAAESEDVGREIEL